One window of Lepus europaeus isolate LE1 chromosome Y, mLepTim1.pri, whole genome shotgun sequence genomic DNA carries:
- the LOC133754003 gene encoding ADP-ribosylation factor-like protein 6-interacting protein 6 yields MRKEGQNAGARDEWEVYGAAPQSSQHPGALRGSVYPAFSQGNSCGEGEVDDQEGCNQVARDLRAEFLAGPSSESKRGSLFPPDGDGSLVLSKKLHGILLAAAGSRTLAPQRLVQVLSILCSLLFAILFAFLLAIIYLVIKVLRAKNLKNEDGVDAGLLGFWTLLIISLTRFKKLMGHSFHMGYIMAILNGIVAALTVAWCLM; encoded by the exons atgaggaaGGAGGGTCAGAATGCTGGAGCAAGGGATG AGTGGGAAGTGTACGGCGCTGCACCGCAGTCGTCTCAGCACCCCGGTGCCCTTCGTGGCTCCGTGTACCCTGCCTTCTCTCAGGGGAACAGTTGTGGTGAAGGCGAAGTTGACGACCAGGAGGGATGCAACCAGGTGGCCCGTGACTTGCGGGCAGAGTTCTTGGCTGGGCCGTCGTCGGAGTCCAAGAGAGGTTCTCTCTTCCCACCAGATGGAGATGGGTCGCTGGTGTTGTCAAAGAAGCTCCATGGCATCCTCCTGGCTGCTGCGGGAAGCCGAACCCTGGCTCCGCAGCGGTTGGTTCAAGTCCTTTCTATTCTGTGTTCTCTGCTGTTCGCCATCCTCTTCGCCTTTCTGCTCGCCATCATCTACCTGGTCATTAAAGTGTTGCGTGCtaagaatttgaaaaatgaagatgGAGTAGACGCTGGGCTGTTAGGATTCTGGACGCTGCTTATAATATCCCTAAC CAGGTTCAAGAAACTGATGGGACACTCCTTCCACATGGGCTATATCATGGCGATTTTGAATGGCATTGTGGCTGCTCTTACTGTAGCATGGTGCCTCATGTAA